One genomic segment of Helianthus annuus cultivar XRQ/B chromosome 14, HanXRQr2.0-SUNRISE, whole genome shotgun sequence includes these proteins:
- the LOC110903690 gene encoding developmentally-regulated G-protein 3 — translation MATVMQKIKDIEDEMAKTQKNKATAHHLGLLKAKLAKLRRELLTPTSKGGGGAGEGFDVTKSGDARVGLVGFPSVGKSTLLNKLTGTFSEVASYEFTTLTCIPGVITYRGAKIQLLDLPGIIEGAKDGKGRGRQVISTARTCNCILIVLDAIKPITHKRLIEKELEGFGIRLNKEPPNLTFRKKEKGGINFTSTVANTHLDLETVKAICSEYKIHNADVTLRFDATADDLIDVIEGSRIYTPCIYVVNKIDQITLEELEILDKLPHYCPVSAHLEWNLDGLLEMIWEYLNLTRIYTKPKGMNPDYEDPVILSSKKKTVEDFCFRIHKDMLKQFKYALVWGSSAKHKPQRVGKEHELEDEDVVQIIKKV, via the exons ATGGCGACCGTTATGCAGAAAATCAAAGATATCGAAGATGAG ATGGCAAAGACCCAAAAGAATAAAGCAACTGCACATCACTTGGGATTACTGAAG gctAAGCTTGCAAAATTGAGAAGAGAACTTCTAACACCTACATCAAAGGGAGGCGGTGGTGCTGGTGAAGGTTTTGATGTTACAAAAAgcggtgatgcaagggttggtctTGTGGGGTTCCCCTCTGTTGGAAAATCGACACTTTTAAACAAATTAACTGGAACTTTTTCGGAG GTTGCTTCGTACGAGTTTACTACTCTCACCTGCATTCCAGGTGTTATCACATATCGAGGAGCTAAGATTCAG TTGTTGGATCTTCCTGGTATCATTGAGGGTGCTAAGGATGGAAAGGGTAGAGGAAGGCAG GTTATCAGCACGGCCAGGACATGCAACTGTATTCTGATTGTGCTGGATGCAATAAAGCCAATAACTCATAAACGTCTGATTGAAAAAGAACTTGAAGGGTTTGGCATTAG GTTAAATAAGGAGCCCCCAAATCTGACCTTCAGGAAAAAAGAGAAGGGTGGAATTAACTTTACATCAACGGTTGCTAATACACATCTGGATCTTGAAACAGTGAAGGCAATATGCAGTGAATACAAGATACATAATGCTGATGTCACTCTTAGGTTTGATGCAACTGCTGATGATCTCATAGATGTTATTGAAGGGAGTAGGATATATACTCCTTGCATCTATGTTGTCAACAAAATAGATCAGATTACACTTGAAGAGCTGGAGATATTGGATAAACTTCCTCACTATTGCCCTGTTAG TGCTCACTTGGAATGGAATCTTGATGGTCTTCTAGAGATGATATGGGAATATCTGAATTTGACTCGTATTTACACAAAACCCAAAGGGATGAATCCAGACTATGAGGACCCTGTTATTCTTTCGTCTAAAAAGAAAACTGTCGAGGATTTCTGCTTTAGAATCCACAAGGACATGCTTAAGCAATTTAAGTA TGCACTGGTCTGGGGTTCTAGTGCAAAACACAAGCCACAAAGAGTTGGCAAG GAACATGAGCTTGAAGATGAAGATGTTGTGCAGATCATAAagaaagtttaa